In Amyelois transitella isolate CPQ chromosome 3, ilAmyTran1.1, whole genome shotgun sequence, a single genomic region encodes these proteins:
- the LOC106137800 gene encoding E3 ubiquitin-protein ligase MSL2 isoform X1, with amino-acid sequence MKMNATSLYVSTCRLIVLADATDKSSWTDLFRLVPYLRQSLSCTVCGNLLKEPYTPTSSGCQHHVCKKCKGGRKKLKPSCSWCKDYDNYAENLQLRILLQCYKKLCEYFMDTDVYKTLLDEDEIAAGVNGGTVASSGLIDLIQEGAGFTDDYKSTAGLSKSAYSILPCVYTNSASTQTQAASSSSNTETRSSSKDSPNSRAISNGSPMYSVMYAGSGNKITIKRKAVDDNESSSSQNDPPPKESKSHQLGFKKPSNRSRNSASSKRKGCRCGNATATPGKLTCCGQRCPCYVESKPCTECKCKGCRNPHRPDGMKVRPHILQLDNLQLTLNTNPDSSPSCSGSMDSLDTDTLTMEAMEESLNFSSDLKSSNIKVYSSQLQEISASLPATIMMDEDLPGSPDDDMSSPHDYTLSPRDLQDPDLGSPQSEGTHDVNSDIEVDV; translated from the exons ATGAAGATGAATGCGACAAGTCTATATGTGTCCACGTGCCGACTTATAGTATTGGCGGACGCGACGGACAAATCCTCTTGGACGGATCTTTTTCGTTTGGTTCCTTATTTACGCCAATCTTTATCCTGCACTGTTTGCGGTAATCTACTCAAAGAACCCTACACACCAACTAGTTCAGGATGCCAGCATCATGTTTGTAAAAAGTGTAAAGGTGGAAGAAAGAAACTTAAACCATCTTGCAGTTGGTGCAAAGACTACGATAATTACGCTGAAAATTTACAGTTACGTATATTATTACAATGTTATAAGAAACtttgtgaatattttatgGACACTGATGTGTATAAGACATTATTAGATGAAGATGAAATAGCTGCAGGTGTAAATGGGGGCACAGTCGCAAGTTCTGGCTTAATAGATCTCATACAAGAAGGTGCAGGATTTACAGATGATTATAAGAGCACTGCAGGCCTCTCCAAGTCTGCTTACAGTATCTTGCCATGTGTTTATACTAATTCAGCATCAACTCAGACACAAGCAGCATCCTCATCAAGTAATACTGAAACTAGATCATCAAGTAAAGATTCTCCAAACTCTAGAGCAATCTCTAATGGATCTCCTATGTATTCTGTAATGTATGCAGGCTCTGGTAATAAGATTACAATAAAAAGGAAAGCAGTTGACGATAATGAATCATCATCATCCCAAAATGACCCACCTCCAAAAGAAAGCAAA TCACATCAACTGGGTTTCAAGAAGCCTTCAAACCGGTCTCGAAACTCAGCGAGCAGTAAACGCAAAGGCTGCAGATGTGGCAACGCAACCGCCACCCCGGGCAAGCTGACCTGCTGTGGCCAGAGGTGTCCTTGTTACGTGGAGAGCAAACCCTGCACAGAATGCAAGTGCAAAGGTTGTAGGAATCCCCACCGACCAGATGGAATGaag GTGCGGCCACACATCCTTCAGTTGGATAACTTGCAGTTGACATTGAACACCAATCCCGACAGCTCGCCGTCTTGCTCAGGCTCCATGGACAGTCTGGACACTGACACCCTGACAATGGAGGCTATGGAGGAGTCCCTCAACTTCAGCTCTGATCTCAAATCTTCTAATATTAAAG TATATTCCAGTCAATTACAAGAAATATCTGCTTCTCTGCCTGCTACTATCATGATGGATGAGGACTTGCCGGGGTCCCCTGACGACGACATGAGTTCCCCACACGACTACACA
- the LOC106137800 gene encoding E3 ubiquitin-protein ligase MSL2 isoform X2 — MKMNATSLYVSTCRLIVLADATDKSSWTDLFRLVPYLRQSLSCTVCGNLLKEPYTPTSSGCQHHVCKKCKGGRKKLKPSCSWCKDYDNYAENLQLRILLQCYKKLCEYFMDTDVYKTLLDEDEIAAGVNGGTVASSGLIDLIQEGAGFTDDYKSTAGLSKSAYSILPCVYTNSASTQTQAASSSSNTETRSSSKDSPNSRAISNGSPMYSVMYAGSGNKITIKRKAVDDNESSSSQNDPPPKESKKPSNRSRNSASSKRKGCRCGNATATPGKLTCCGQRCPCYVESKPCTECKCKGCRNPHRPDGMKVRPHILQLDNLQLTLNTNPDSSPSCSGSMDSLDTDTLTMEAMEESLNFSSDLKSSNIKVYSSQLQEISASLPATIMMDEDLPGSPDDDMSSPHDYTLSPRDLQDPDLGSPQSEGTHDVNSDIEVDV; from the exons ATGAAGATGAATGCGACAAGTCTATATGTGTCCACGTGCCGACTTATAGTATTGGCGGACGCGACGGACAAATCCTCTTGGACGGATCTTTTTCGTTTGGTTCCTTATTTACGCCAATCTTTATCCTGCACTGTTTGCGGTAATCTACTCAAAGAACCCTACACACCAACTAGTTCAGGATGCCAGCATCATGTTTGTAAAAAGTGTAAAGGTGGAAGAAAGAAACTTAAACCATCTTGCAGTTGGTGCAAAGACTACGATAATTACGCTGAAAATTTACAGTTACGTATATTATTACAATGTTATAAGAAACtttgtgaatattttatgGACACTGATGTGTATAAGACATTATTAGATGAAGATGAAATAGCTGCAGGTGTAAATGGGGGCACAGTCGCAAGTTCTGGCTTAATAGATCTCATACAAGAAGGTGCAGGATTTACAGATGATTATAAGAGCACTGCAGGCCTCTCCAAGTCTGCTTACAGTATCTTGCCATGTGTTTATACTAATTCAGCATCAACTCAGACACAAGCAGCATCCTCATCAAGTAATACTGAAACTAGATCATCAAGTAAAGATTCTCCAAACTCTAGAGCAATCTCTAATGGATCTCCTATGTATTCTGTAATGTATGCAGGCTCTGGTAATAAGATTACAATAAAAAGGAAAGCAGTTGACGATAATGAATCATCATCATCCCAAAATGACCCACCTCCAAAAGAAAGCAAA AAGCCTTCAAACCGGTCTCGAAACTCAGCGAGCAGTAAACGCAAAGGCTGCAGATGTGGCAACGCAACCGCCACCCCGGGCAAGCTGACCTGCTGTGGCCAGAGGTGTCCTTGTTACGTGGAGAGCAAACCCTGCACAGAATGCAAGTGCAAAGGTTGTAGGAATCCCCACCGACCAGATGGAATGaag GTGCGGCCACACATCCTTCAGTTGGATAACTTGCAGTTGACATTGAACACCAATCCCGACAGCTCGCCGTCTTGCTCAGGCTCCATGGACAGTCTGGACACTGACACCCTGACAATGGAGGCTATGGAGGAGTCCCTCAACTTCAGCTCTGATCTCAAATCTTCTAATATTAAAG TATATTCCAGTCAATTACAAGAAATATCTGCTTCTCTGCCTGCTACTATCATGATGGATGAGGACTTGCCGGGGTCCCCTGACGACGACATGAGTTCCCCACACGACTACACA